Proteins encoded in a region of the Falco rusticolus isolate bFalRus1 chromosome 12, bFalRus1.pri, whole genome shotgun sequence genome:
- the LRRN4 gene encoding leucine-rich repeat neuronal protein 4, whose amino-acid sequence MFSPLLVLSLLVGNTASSRLSRAEPAASRDVTTFFQLAQEDSWENVNLTSMSCEDRKNATWITLQLTNSSLTAFPICLPEALETLDLSNNLLEEVNSTEIANLPHLHTLSLRQNPLRSVRWGSEVLSSLLSLDLSFNKLSSVPSCHSSALPNLRWLSLAGNPLIEIQPLAFSCYPQLQFLNLSATLLGQNDSRGIRESAFAISTSPSEAMNTTGNTIIVLDLSGTFLEKIEPEWTRDLPNLRSLHLTKMSRLRSLNTDFFKSMPGLQELNCQDSPSLGFVRTEMFDSAPHLSHLSFENCNLSSFNPWNISSSNSSIIINLYGNPLLCDCQLSWLLSIPNKVVLQKAWKTFCNTSQEDWGRPSTSFSLLELYNKCQSERNVTLHDSKTPSPKHDAFSLTGYDTTTVATTVDSAPLTKDTYTSSLIQKNVTSTTAANPTEPMLTKANSSSHEEVAAAEFTSHLPSSTSITTSLGFLRELYSQPSNYGYTSQTETDQLKRELRTTDATFPQKGPFNQPTSDYSTRATGNPNATDHYMHSFATRAGEGTPRMNLPQLNSTRTDAQSEPASTRSLIHYVDDYDYDEQSTKTPVQAYTSCDYNPCRHLQKPCSELQNASPCLCPGMSREDEVPDPPRLREVSEVTDSSAQIRWCAPNSVVHTYKLTLHAQGNEDRQFVLDNIYSTARQYTLYNLLPYTTYHICVTASNKAGSSQPESQGIPGNSCTKFKTKPSYKCVFAALSAASGLFLISTIILSVCLCKACKKPQSEQYGTHLVSYKNPAFDYPLKLQTTN is encoded by the exons ATGTTTTCACCCTTGCTCGTCCTCTCCCTGCTGGTGGGGAACACAGCGTCCAGCCGGCTGAGCAGAGCCGAGCCAGCAGCATCCAGGGATGTCACCACCTTTTTCCAGCTGGCTCAGGAAGACTCTTGGGAGAATGTTAATCTCACCAGCATGTCCTGTGAGGATCGAAAGAATGCGACATGGATCACCCTGCAGCTGACCAACAGCAGCCTGACAGCTTTCCCCATCTGCCTACCAGAGGCCCTGGAGACCTTGGATCTCAGCAACAACCTCTTAGAAGAGGTGAACAGCACGGAGATAGCAAACCTCCCACACCTGCACACCCTCTCGCTGCGGCAGAACCCTCTCCGGTCAGTTAGATGGGGATCTGAAGTCCTCAGCAGTCTCCTCTCCCTGGATTTAAGCTTTAATAAACTGTCATCTGTGCCATcatgccacagctctgccctaCCTAACCTGAGGTGGTTGTCCCTGGCTGGAAATCCACTGATTGAAATCCAGCCACTGGCTTTTTCCTGTTACCCTCAACTACAGTTCCTGAACCTCTCTGCAACGCTGCTCGGGCAGAATGACAGCAGAGGAATTAGGGAGTCTGCTTTTGCCATCAGCACATCTCCCAGTGAGGCCATGAACACAACTGGAAACACCATCATCGTGCTTGATCTGAGTGGGACCTTTCTTGAGAAAA ttgaACCAGAGTGGACCAGAGACTTGCCCAACCTCAGATCACTTCACCTGACAAAGATGTCACGATTAAGAAGCCTCAACACTGACTTCTTCAAGTCCATGCCTGGGCTCCAAGAGCTGAACTGTCAAGACTCCCCCTCACTGGGTTTCGTGAGGACAGAGATGTTTGACAGTGCTCCTCATCTGAGCCATCTCTCGTTCGAGaa CTGTAACCTGAGTTCCTTTAATCCTTGGAATATCAGTTCATCGAACAGCAGCATCATTATCAACTTGTACGGAAATCCTCTGTTATGTGActgccagctctcctggctgctctCCATACCCAACAAAGTTGTACTGCAAAA AGCTTGGAAGACTTTTTGCAACACATCCCAGGAAGACTGGGGCAGACCTTCAACATCTTTTTCACTGCTAGAGCTCTACAACAAATGCCAGTCTGAGAGAAATGTTACACTGCACGATTCAAAGACGCCCTCTCCAAAACACGATGCTTTCAGCCTCACCGGTTATGACACCACTACTGTAGCAACAACGGTAGACTCTGCTCCACTAACCAAAGACACTTACACCAGCTCCCTAATTCAGAAGAATGTAACGAGCACAACTGCAGCCAACCCAACTGAGCCAATGCTCACAAAGGCCAACAGTTCCTCCCATGAGGAGGTGGCAGCTGCTGAATTCACGAGCCATCTCCCTTCTTCCACGTCCATAACAACCTCCCTGGGTTTTCTCAGAGAGCTCTATAGTCAGCCCTCAAATTATGGCTACACAAGTCAAACTGAAACAGACCAGCTAAAGAGAGAGCTCAGAACAACCGATGCAACATTTCCCCAGAAAGGCCCGTTCAACCAACCCACTAGTGATTATTCTACTAGAGCAACAGGAAACCCCAACGCCACCGACCATTATATGCACTCCTTTGCCACTCGTGCTGGGGAAGGTACACCACGTATGAACCTACCACAGCTGAACTCCACGAGGACCGACGCTCAGTCAGAGCCTGCATCCACCAGATCACTGATACACTATGTAGATGACTACGATTACGATGAACAGTCAACAAAAACTCCAGTGCAGGCATATACCTCCTGTGACTACAATCCCTGTAGGCACCTTCAGAAGCCATGCAGTGAACTGCAGAATGCATCCCCGTGTTTATGTCCTGGCATGTCGAGGGAAGATGAGGTTCCAGATCCACCAAGGCTCAGAGAGGTGTCTGAAGTTACAGACAGCTCTGCACAGATACGCTGGTGTGCCCCAAATTCAGTTGTTCACACCTATAAGCTGACACTTCATGCCCAAGGCAATGAGGACAGACAGTTTGTCCTGGACAATATTTATTCCACAGCAAGGCAATACACTCTGTATAATCTATTACCATACACCACTTACCACATTTGTGTGACTGCTTCAAACAAAGCAGGGTCAAGCCAGCCAGAGAGTCAGGGAATTCCAGGTAATTCGTGTaccaaatttaaaacaaaacctagCTACAAGTGTGTCTTTGCTGCTCTGTCTGCAGCAAGTGGACTCTTTCTCATTTCCACAattattttgtctgtttgtcTGTGCAAGGCATGTAAAAAGCCTCAGAGTGAGCAATACGGTACACACTTAGTCTCTTATAAGAACCCAGCATTTGATTATCCGTTAAAACTACAAACCACTAATTAG
- the FERMT1 gene encoding fermitin family homolog 1 isoform X1 gives MISSSEYGSHSWELLVTVDHHHEEVQKEFLLRVTGDLHIGGLMLKLVEQIKISQDWSDYALWWEQKKCWLLKTHWTLDKCGVQADAKLFFTTQHKMLRLRLPNMKTVRLKVSFSSMVFRAVSDICKILNIRRSEELSLLKQSEDTLKKKKKKDKNSKEPVTEDILNLCNSPVSSGLSGSPGLYSKTMTPIYDPISGTPASSTITWFSDSPLTEQNCSILAFSHLNCSPETLAEMYQPRTLADKAKLNAGWLDSSRSLMEQGILEDDQLLLRFKYYTFFDLNPKYDAVRINQIYEQARWAILLEEIDCTEEEMLIFAALQYHISKLSLSSEAQDFTCESEVDEVEAALSNLEVTLEGGNASNILEDITDIPKLADYLRLVRPRKLSLKAIKPYWFVFKDTSVSYFKNKESAQGEPIEKLNLKGCEVVPDVNVAAKKFGIKLLIPVADGMNEVYLRCDNENQYARWMAACVLASKGKTMADSSYHPEVHKILSFLKMKNWTMSPQAVSDPESIDMKPECFVSLRYTKKYKPKQLVARILEAHQNVSHMPLVEAKLRFIQAWQSLPEFGLSYYIVRFKGSKKDDVLGVSYNRLIRIDIATGDPITTWRFSNMKQWNVNWEIRQVAIEFDQNVSIAFTCLSADCKIIHEYIGGYIFLSTRSKDQNETLDEDLFHKLTGGQE, from the exons ATGATTTCCTCAAGTGAATATGGGTCTCACTCCTGGGAGCTCTTGGTGACAGTTGATCATCATCATGAAGAGGtacaaaaggaatttttactACGGGTCACAGGGGACCTTCATATTGGAGGACTGATGCTGAAATTAGTAGAGCAAATCA AAATATCACAAGATTGGTCTGACTATGCTCTTTGGTGGgagcaaaaaaaatgttggcTTCTGAAAACCCACTGGACACTTGATAAATGTGGGGTACAGGCAGATGCCAAGCTGTTCTTTACTACTCAGCACAAAATGCTGCGGCTTCGCTTGCCAAACATGAAGACTGTGCGACTGAAAGTCAGCTTCTCTTCTATGgttttcagagctgtcagtGATATCTGCAAAATTCTCA ATATTAGACGGTCAGAAGAACTCTCTTTGTTGAAGCAATCAGAAGACAcgctgaaaaagaaaaagaaaaaagacaagaacagCAAAGAACCAGTtacagaagatattttaaacCTGTGCAACTCTCCAGTGAGTTCTGGATTATCAG GAAGTCCAGGTTTATATAGTAAAACCATGACACCCATTTATGATCCCATCAGTGGGACACCAGCTTCTTCTACAATTACTTGGTTCAGTGACAGTCCCTTGACTGAGCAGAACTGCAGCATCCTCGCCTTCAGTCATCTCAACTGTTCTCCAGAAACACTAGCAGAAATGTACCAGCCTCGGACTTTAGCTGACAAAGCCAAACTCAATGCAGG ctgGCTAGATTCATCTCGATCACTTATGGAACAAGGCATTCTGGAAGATGATCAACTTCTTTTGCGCTTTAAATATTACACTTTCTTTGATTTGAATCCAAAA TATGATGCAGTGCGAATAAACCAAATATATGAACAAGCCCGTTGGGCCATCCTGTTAGAAGAAATTGAttgcacagaggaagaaatgctGATCTTCGCTGCATTACAG tatcACATAAGCAAGTTATCATTATCATCAGAGGCACAAGATTTCACCTGTGAATCAGAAGTAGATGAAGTAGAAGCTGCACTCTCTAATCTGGAAGTGACACTGGAAGGTGGAAATGCAAGCAACATTTTG GAGGACATCACAGACATCCCGAAACTTGCTGATTATCTCAGGCTAGTTAG gccCAGGAAGCTGTCACTCAAAGCTATCAAACCATATTGGTTTGTCTTTAAAGACACTTCagtatcttattttaaaaacaaggaatCTGCACAGGGAGAACCTATTGAGAAACTAAACCTAAAAG GATGTGAAGTTGTACCAGATGTAAATGTTGCAGCGAAGAAGTTTGGAATCAAATTACTAATTCCTGTTGCTGATGGCATGAATGAAGTATACTTAAGATGCGATAAC GAGAATCAGTACGCCCGGTGGATGGCTGCTTGCGTTTTAGCCTCAAAAGGCAAAACAATGGCCGACAGCTCTTACCATCCTGAGGTCCACAAGATCCTTTCATTTCTAAAGATGAAGAACTGGACCATGTCTCCCCAAGCTGTCTCTGATCCAGAAAGCATAGATATGAAACCAGAATGCTTCGTCTCACTACGTTACACCAAAAAATACAAGCCCAAGCAG CTGGTTGCTCGTATTCTGGAAGCCCACCAAAATGTATCCCACATGCCACTAGTGGAGGCCAAGCTGCGTTTTATTCAAGCGTGGCAGTCCCTCCCTGAGTTTGGCTTATCCTACTACATTGTAAG gtttaaaggaagcaaaaaggaTGATGTGCTTGGGGTGTCCTATAACAGGCTGATACGAATAGATATAGCCACAGGAGATCCTATCACAACATGGAGGTTCTCCAACATGAAGCAGTGGAATGTGAACTGGGAAATACGCCAG gTTGCAATCGAGTTTGATCAGAACGTATCTATCGCTTTCACATGTCTGAGCGCAGACTGCAAAATCATCCATGAGTATATTGGGGGCTACATCTTCTTGTCAACCCGTTCCAAAGACCAGAATGAAACACTGGATGAAGATCTGTTCCATAAATTAACTGGAGGTCAGGAATGA
- the FERMT1 gene encoding fermitin family homolog 1 isoform X2, with protein sequence MLRLRLPNMKTVRLKVSFSSMVFRAVSDICKILNIRRSEELSLLKQSEDTLKKKKKKDKNSKEPVTEDILNLCNSPVSSGLSGSPGLYSKTMTPIYDPISGTPASSTITWFSDSPLTEQNCSILAFSHLNCSPETLAEMYQPRTLADKAKLNAGWLDSSRSLMEQGILEDDQLLLRFKYYTFFDLNPKYDAVRINQIYEQARWAILLEEIDCTEEEMLIFAALQYHISKLSLSSEAQDFTCESEVDEVEAALSNLEVTLEGGNASNILEDITDIPKLADYLRLVRPRKLSLKAIKPYWFVFKDTSVSYFKNKESAQGEPIEKLNLKGCEVVPDVNVAAKKFGIKLLIPVADGMNEVYLRCDNENQYARWMAACVLASKGKTMADSSYHPEVHKILSFLKMKNWTMSPQAVSDPESIDMKPECFVSLRYTKKYKPKQLVARILEAHQNVSHMPLVEAKLRFIQAWQSLPEFGLSYYIVRFKGSKKDDVLGVSYNRLIRIDIATGDPITTWRFSNMKQWNVNWEIRQVAIEFDQNVSIAFTCLSADCKIIHEYIGGYIFLSTRSKDQNETLDEDLFHKLTGGQE encoded by the exons ATGCTGCGGCTTCGCTTGCCAAACATGAAGACTGTGCGACTGAAAGTCAGCTTCTCTTCTATGgttttcagagctgtcagtGATATCTGCAAAATTCTCA ATATTAGACGGTCAGAAGAACTCTCTTTGTTGAAGCAATCAGAAGACAcgctgaaaaagaaaaagaaaaaagacaagaacagCAAAGAACCAGTtacagaagatattttaaacCTGTGCAACTCTCCAGTGAGTTCTGGATTATCAG GAAGTCCAGGTTTATATAGTAAAACCATGACACCCATTTATGATCCCATCAGTGGGACACCAGCTTCTTCTACAATTACTTGGTTCAGTGACAGTCCCTTGACTGAGCAGAACTGCAGCATCCTCGCCTTCAGTCATCTCAACTGTTCTCCAGAAACACTAGCAGAAATGTACCAGCCTCGGACTTTAGCTGACAAAGCCAAACTCAATGCAGG ctgGCTAGATTCATCTCGATCACTTATGGAACAAGGCATTCTGGAAGATGATCAACTTCTTTTGCGCTTTAAATATTACACTTTCTTTGATTTGAATCCAAAA TATGATGCAGTGCGAATAAACCAAATATATGAACAAGCCCGTTGGGCCATCCTGTTAGAAGAAATTGAttgcacagaggaagaaatgctGATCTTCGCTGCATTACAG tatcACATAAGCAAGTTATCATTATCATCAGAGGCACAAGATTTCACCTGTGAATCAGAAGTAGATGAAGTAGAAGCTGCACTCTCTAATCTGGAAGTGACACTGGAAGGTGGAAATGCAAGCAACATTTTG GAGGACATCACAGACATCCCGAAACTTGCTGATTATCTCAGGCTAGTTAG gccCAGGAAGCTGTCACTCAAAGCTATCAAACCATATTGGTTTGTCTTTAAAGACACTTCagtatcttattttaaaaacaaggaatCTGCACAGGGAGAACCTATTGAGAAACTAAACCTAAAAG GATGTGAAGTTGTACCAGATGTAAATGTTGCAGCGAAGAAGTTTGGAATCAAATTACTAATTCCTGTTGCTGATGGCATGAATGAAGTATACTTAAGATGCGATAAC GAGAATCAGTACGCCCGGTGGATGGCTGCTTGCGTTTTAGCCTCAAAAGGCAAAACAATGGCCGACAGCTCTTACCATCCTGAGGTCCACAAGATCCTTTCATTTCTAAAGATGAAGAACTGGACCATGTCTCCCCAAGCTGTCTCTGATCCAGAAAGCATAGATATGAAACCAGAATGCTTCGTCTCACTACGTTACACCAAAAAATACAAGCCCAAGCAG CTGGTTGCTCGTATTCTGGAAGCCCACCAAAATGTATCCCACATGCCACTAGTGGAGGCCAAGCTGCGTTTTATTCAAGCGTGGCAGTCCCTCCCTGAGTTTGGCTTATCCTACTACATTGTAAG gtttaaaggaagcaaaaaggaTGATGTGCTTGGGGTGTCCTATAACAGGCTGATACGAATAGATATAGCCACAGGAGATCCTATCACAACATGGAGGTTCTCCAACATGAAGCAGTGGAATGTGAACTGGGAAATACGCCAG gTTGCAATCGAGTTTGATCAGAACGTATCTATCGCTTTCACATGTCTGAGCGCAGACTGCAAAATCATCCATGAGTATATTGGGGGCTACATCTTCTTGTCAACCCGTTCCAAAGACCAGAATGAAACACTGGATGAAGATCTGTTCCATAAATTAACTGGAGGTCAGGAATGA